In one Drosophila pseudoobscura strain MV-25-SWS-2005 chromosome X, UCI_Dpse_MV25, whole genome shotgun sequence genomic region, the following are encoded:
- the Pka-R1 gene encoding cAMP-dependent protein kinase type I regulatory subunit isoform X2 produces the protein MPKEQVKLDASKQVISPDDCDDLSPMPQTAAPPVRRRGGISAEPVTEEDASNYVKKVVPKDYKTMNSLSKAIAKNVLFAHLDESERSDIFDAMFPVNHIAGENIIQQGDEGDNFYVIDVGEVDVFVNSELVTTISEGGSFGELALIYGTPRAATVRAKSDVKLWGIDRDSYRRILMGSTIRKRKMYEEFLSRVSILESLDKWERLTVADSLETCSFDDGETIVKQGAAGDDFYIILEGCAVVLQQRSEQGEDPAEVGRLGSSDYFGEIALLLDRPRAATVVARGPLKCVKLDRARFERVLGPCADILKRNITQYNSFVSLSV, from the exons ATGCCTAAG GAACAAGTCAAACTGGATGCCAGCAAACAGGTCATCAGCCCAGACGACTGCGACGATCTCAGCCCAATGCCACAAACAGCTGCTCCGCCGGTGCGCAGGCGCGGCGGCATCTCCGCGGAGCCCGTCACCGAGGAGGATGCCAGCAACTATGTGAAGAAGGTGGTGCCAAAGGACTACAAGACAATGAATTCCCTGTCCAAGGCCATTGCCAAGAACGTGCTCTTCGCCCATCTGGACGAGAGCGAGCGCTCCGATATATTCGATGCCATGTTCCCCGTCAACCACATAGCCGGCGAGAACATTATCCAGCAGGGCGATGAGGGCGACAACTTCTATGTCATCGATGTGGGAGAGGTTGAT GTTTTCGTCAACTCCGAGCTGGTGACCACCATCAGCGAGGGCGGCAGCTTTGGCGAACTGGCCCTGATCTATGGCACACCTCGGGCTGCCACCGTGCGGGCCAAGAGCGACGTTAAGCTGTGGGGCATCGATCGCGACTCCTACAGACGCATTCTGATGGGATCCACCATTCGCAAGCGCAAGATGTACGAGGAGTTCTTGTCGCGCGTCTCCATTCTGGAGAGCCTGGACAAGTGGGAGCGCCTCACGGTGGCCGATTCGCTCGAGACATGCTCCTTTGACGATGGCGAGACGATCGTGAAGCAGGGAGCGGCCGGCGATGACTTCTACATCATCCTCGAGGGCTGTGCGGTGGTGCTGCAGCAGCGATCTGAG CAGGGCGAAGACCCTGCTGAGGTAGGTCGCCTGGGCTCGAGCGATTACTTTGGTGAGATTGCCCTGCTGTTGGATCGGCCACGTGCTGCTACAGTGGTGGCCCGCGGGCCGCTCAAGTGCGTCAAGCTGGATCGGGCGAG ATTCGAGCGCGTTTTGGGACCCTGCGCAGACATACTCAAACGCAACATCACGCAGTACAACAGCTTCGTGTCGTTGTCCGTCTAA
- the LOC4812769 gene encoding uncharacterized protein — MLHTESLPTSTTHQGIYAPLSQAMTDSESDEEIEIHNASKHRQRFHIESQQQQQKQQQQQQHTPQERQSQRSRIPPNTLALKSPHTRPTATRIVSKPQSQSQSQSQYQSQSQSHPQPQKFQLETPTSSYTTNMQNTFRSVMLSDLGGGSVGAEFSNFNSEFDATADNVAILGGSTEESKLAAMSTARRSCFIASLLLCLFAVFGFVWLVPCGNPDGTGACPAVGDRVKTHNWLNNYTKIELKGGINVVNGLRAWENNLIFLYRGDAFFPEFRPGNHKRNGIISLIGSSGAVAWYDEMVDEPAALDCTLIDVDNNGKTDCLVIDEYGELGAINPVSGQWHWRFKERSAHKIDAYDFPIILPDLDGDGVLDILLVSSLSLEQRTKSLIQPKHETAAQLEARNVLRLLSGRHGRPIGDGFRVHDCQKLSRLQLEAGNISYICLRPNNSDQQRSKSLAELYGLITNKSIVGQRLLSASKISQHRNHGQRREIDSQRNIYSLSGRELVVENRGICPEDCNVTFVLSEVRNGKPHVLRNFTNTGMYGMVPAEYHFKNTKSQMSGFVMKFWKWHVGNKVQKQSPSQTSTPAAHNSNNNVQKSNGNGNGNGNGSNSSSNTKNMNSIKDKEKSSHGKKQQQQQQQRLKRREAGEGHEFPSASQQFDVFEHLIEKREAYGVPYKNQTKASSVNGSGGGGGGSSYKMQMITETVILVLFMGADTRIENTSQSNIVQFCRQDRNEMVCQPDINNQEHSMLIADLDQDGSQELVTYMSSFVHAEEQPLSEWKLVTYVRLLRIQSELPAYYEDEKHN, encoded by the coding sequence ATGCTGCACACGGAGTCATTGcccaccagcaccacccacCAAGGTATCTACGCGCCGCTAAGTCAGGCCATGACCGACTCCGAATCCGACGAAGAGATCGAGATTCACAACGCCAGCAAGCATCGCCAGCGATTCCACATCGAAtctcaacagcaacagcaaaagcagcagcagcagcagcagcatacgCCCCAGGAGCGCCAATCTCAACGCAGTCGCATTCCGCCAAATACCTTGGCGCTCAAGTCTCCGCACACGCGGCCCACAGCCACACGTATCGTAAGCAAGCCGCAGTCTCAATCtcagtcccaatcccagtaccagtcccagtcgcagtcccatcCTCAGCCGCAGAAGTTTCAACTGGAGACGCCCACGAGCAGCTACACCACGAACATGCAAAACACTTTCCGGTCCGTGATGCTCAGCGACTTGGGCGGCGGCAGTGTGGGAGCCGAGTTCTCCAACTTCAACAGCGAATTCGATGCCACGGCAGACAACGTGGCCATCCTGGGCGGCAGTACGGAGGAGTCCAAGCTCGCGGCCATGTCGACGGCAAGGCGCAGCTGCTTTATAGCCTCCCTCTTGCTGTGCCTCTTTGCGGTCTTCGGCTTTGTCTGGCTGGTGCCGTGCGGCAATCCGGATGGCACCGGGGCCTGCCCAGCCGTGGGCGACCGCGTGAAGACCCACAACTGGCTGAATAACTATACGAAAATAGAGCTCAAGGGCGGCATCAATGTGGTCAATGGACTGCGCGCCTGGGAGAACAATCTGATATTTCTGTACCGCGGCGATGCCTTCTTCCCGGAGTTCCGGCCGGGCAATCACAAGCGGAATGGGATCATCTCGTTGATCGGCAGCTCTGGAGCTGTGGCCTGGTACGACGAGATGGTGGATGAGCCGGCGGCCCTGGACTGCACGCTGATCGATGTGGACAACAATGGGAAGACGGACTGTCTGGTGATTGACGAGTACGGCGAGCTGGGGGCCATCAATCCGGTCTCCGGACAGTGGCATTGGCGCTTCAAGGAGCGCTCGGCCCACAAAATCGATGCCTACGACTTTCCCATCATTCTGCCCGACCTGGATGGCGATGGAGTGCTGGACATACTGCTCGTGTCCAGCCTGTCGCTGGAGCAGCGCACCAAGTCGCTTATCCAACCCAAGCACGAGACCGCGGCCCAACTGGAGGCACGCAATGTGCTCCGACTGCTATCGGGGCGCCATGGTAGGCCCATAGGCGATGGCTTCCGGGTCCACGACTGCCAGAAGCTGAGCCGACTCCAGCTGGAGGCCGGAAATATCAGCTACATCTGTCTGCGGCCCAATAACTCGGACCAGCAGCGCTCCAAGTCTCTGGCGGAGCTATACGGGCTGATAACCAACAAATCGATTGTGGGACAACGTCTGCTGTCTGCCTCCAAGATCTCCCAGCACCGCAACCACGGACAGCGCCGGGAGATCGACTCGCAGCGCAACATTTACTCGCTAAGCGGACGCGAACTGGTAGTCGAGAATCGGGGCATTTGCCCGGAGGACTGCAACGTGACCTTCGTTTTGAGCGAGGTGCGCAATGGAAAGCCCCACGTGCTGAGGAATTTCACAAACACCGGAATGTACGGCATGGTGCCGGCTGAGTATCACTTTAAGAACACCAAATCCCAGATGTCCGGCTTTGTGATGAAGTTCTGGAAGTGGCATGTCGGGAACAAGGTGCAGAAGCAGTCCCCCTCCCAGACATCTACACCGGCCGCAcataacagcaacaacaatgtgcAGAAGAGCaatggtaatggtaatggcaatggcaatggcagcaacagcagcagcaacaccaagaACATGAACTCCATCAAGGACAAGGAGAAGTCGTCCCACggcaagaagcagcagcaacagcagcagcagcgtctgaAGCGCAGAGAAGCCGGAGAAGGCCATGAATTCCCCTCGGCCAGCCAGCAGTTCGATGTCTTTGAGCACTTGATCGAAAAGCGGGAGGCCTATGGCGTCCCCTACAAGAACCAGACGAAGGCCAGCTCTGTGAACGgaagcggaggcggaggcggaggcagcagctacaaaatgcaaatgatcACCGAGACGGTCATTCTCGTCTTGTTCATGGGCGCCGATACACGGATCGAAAACACGTCGCAGAGCAACATTGTGCAGTTCTGCCGCCAGGACCGCAACGAGATGGTGTGCCAGCCGGATATTAACAACCAGGAGCACTCGATGCTGATAGCCGATCTGGACCAGGATGGCTCGCAGGAGCTGGTCACCTACATGTCCAGCTTTGTGCACGCCGAGGAGCAGCCGTTGAGCGAATGGAAATTGGTTACCTACGTGCGCCTGCTGCGTATTCAGTCCGAGCTGCCTGCCTACTACGAGGACGAGAAACACAACTAG
- the HIPP1 gene encoding uncharacterized protein HIPP1 isoform X2 — protein MMAQMAGDKLDAKEPSQCEEDVGPGARVKEDSEPNTAAKVGVKKAGSDPEKRKDLLKANGLEKQDAALDEMSSLELEIAEMHNIHPSDQALENAVESASASSGGENGSPVAGGVDEPAQTTGDGTTLPDKRQDKAREGETSEQALEEVDLIALLKGTDTQEEKSAMEKTLSELDNVDVEVTIVGEGQYPTLEVDDEEHSVPATTGAKTSKTSLSTKLLSKASSSSCPLYKPKLSPEQARAVALEQIADLKAHKSRRREPVASVVKPKDIVSTLNDDWTDCDSDSEVPTVAAAPVVPKKLPPPQPKAVKVGPDNCQRIYNQLKVILKPVSPRTVAASTKAVKRAKPATPTEPVASEAPTGNKRNRVPKIIWDPDVPETQKSFAQYASSKGTATPPLAPSTAAGAGTSASPKTAKPSPGNSTWLVVKRVPRTPTGATTGAPKPEARAPAKRRSRTPNTGLMRAATPEVRAPAKRRSQTPNTGLANGGSQKKKKVSEIDRLMGDEGAANMIQAVEHEQREHSAGETSNKPRMRNRAMTPVQPAQPASPKKEAANASVPKTSKRAAAGASSAVSPKNATPSATITKPLASDSWDYVYKGRVDEESMIMRRRSNSSYSSNASVNRLSLDNKTGAVLSDEAADANDPTFKFLKPENKANQRTSTGGEEAHTLTNDMKHSASGQSKEAKTTELVVLHKLDKLAHLVINVHRGKAGHTYTSQLLQKLNELLNSVAKNSQYNTVLLTVQGPHFCQGIDCQELVGGSVEKRKNSASQLTLALKKYLHTLATFPKPLVAGIVGNLKNLGVMQLPHMDYVVAADDCCFETNYAKIGQLPEGYALFHNHPKVSALVHSRLFLLGERLSASDLLGPSGFVDKTCRPRSVGEEALAVATLISTTTAESYRNLKKLNHSAINSANLPRMDEEFKSIAEQWATASVQGNLKRYLSGDGHL, from the exons ATGATGGCACAGATGGCAGGCGACAAATTGGACGCCAAGGAACCCTCCCAATGCGAGGAGGATGTTGGGCCAGGCGCACGCGTCAAAGAAGATTCTGAACCAAACACTGCAGCGAAGGTGGGGGTAAAAAAAGCGGGCTCCGATCCGGAAAAACGTAAAGACCTGCTCAAAGCAAATGGTCTCGAAAAGCAGGATGCTGCCTTGGACGAAATGAGTTCGTTGGAGCTGGAAATAGCCGAAATGCATAACATACACCCCTCCGATCAGGCCCTAGAGAATGCAGTCGAGAGTGCCTCTGCCAGCAGTGGTGGTGAAAATGGTAGCCCTGTTGCAGGGGGCGTGGACGAGCCCGCACAGACAACTGGTGACGGGACGACATTGCCGGACAAGCGACAGGACAAGGCCCGTGAGGGGGAGACCAGCGAACAGGCTCTCGAGGAAGTGGACCTAATCGCCCTACTAAAAGGCACGGATACACAAGAGGAAAAGTCTGCCATGGAGAAGACCCTTTCCGAATTGGATAACGTTGATGTGGAAGTAACCATCGTGGGCGAGGGGCAATATCCAACCTTGGAAGTCGACGATGAAGAACACAGTGTGCCGGCAACAACCGGCGCGAAGACCTCCAAGACATCCTTGTCCACCAAACTGCTCAGCAAagcttcctcctcctcgtgccCCCTTTACAAACCGAAGCTCTCGCCGGAGCAGGCACGAGCCGTGGCCCTGGAGCAAATAGCCGATCTAAAGGCACACAAATCGCGGCGCAGAGAGCCTGTGGCCAGTGTCGTGAAGCCCAAGGACATAGTGAGCACACTGAACGACGACTGGACCGACTGTGACTCCGACAGCGAGGTGCCAACAGTCGCCGCGGCTCCAGTCGTGCCCAAAAAGCTGCCTCCTCCCCAGCCGAAGGCCGTCAAGGTTGGGCCAGACAATTGCCAACGGATTTACAATCAGCTCAAGGTAATCCTGAAGCCGGTAAGCCCCAGAACTGTGGCTGCCTCCACGAAAGCCGTGAAGCGGGCAAAACCTGCCACACCCACAGAGCCCGTCGCGAGCGAAGCGCCTACAG GGAACAAGCGCAATCGTGTGCCGAAGATAATATGGGATCCGGATGTGCCAGAGACGCAGAAATCGTTTGCCCAGTATGCCAGCTCCAAGGGAACGGCGACTCCGCCACTGGCGCCATCAACAGCGGCTGGCGCTGGCACATCAGCATCCCCAAAGACTGCGAAACCGAGCCCCGGCAATTCGACTTGGCTTGTGGTCAAGAGGGTGCCGCGGACCCCAACAGGAGCAACTACGGGTGCCCCAAAGCCGGAGGCTAGAGCCCCCGCCAAGCGTCGTTCCCGGACGCCAAACACAGGGCTGATGCGTGCAGCGACGCCAGAGGTGCGGGCACCCGCCAAGCGTCGCTCCCAAACTCCAAACACAGGCCTGGCCAACGGCGGCTcccagaaaaagaagaaagtgAGCGAGATTGACCGCCTGATGGGGGATGAGGGTGCGGCCAACATGATCCAGGCAGTGGAGCACGAGCAGCGGGAGCATAGTGCCGGCGAAACGTCCAACAAGCCGCGTATGCGCAACCGGGCAATGACG ccgGTCCAGCCCGCGCAGCCCGCGTCGCCCAAGAAGGAGGCGGCCAATGCCAGTGTTCCGAAGACCAGCAAACGCGCCGCAGCCGGTGCCTCCAGTGCTGTTTCCCCGAAGAACGCCACTCCCTCCGCCACTATAACCAAGCCACTGGCCTCCGACTCGTGGGACTACGTGTACAAGGGGCGGGTCGATGAAGAGTCCATGATTATGCGACGGCGTTCGAACAGCTCGTACTCGAGCAATGCGTCCGTGAATCGCCTCTCGCTGGACAACAAGACCGGAGCCGTGCTCTCGGACGAGGCTGCCGACGCGAACGATCCCACCTTTAAGTTCCTGAAACCGGAGAACAAAGCGAACCAAAGAACTTCCACAGGAGGCGAGGAGGCGCACACCCTCACCAACGACATGAAGCACAGCGCCAGTGGCCAGTCCAAGGAGGCAAAGACAACCGAACTGGTTGTCCTGCACAAGCTGGACAAGCTAGCGCATCTGGTGATCAATGTGCACCGCGGCAAGGCCGGCCACACCTACACcagccagctgctgcagaagctCAACGAGCTGCTCAACAGCGTCGCCAAGAACTCTCAGTACAACACAGTGCTGCTGACCGTGCAGGGTCCGCACTTCTGTCAGGGCATTGATTGCCAGGAGCTGGTCGGGGGCTCTGTCGAGAAGCGCAAGAACAGTGCCAGTCAGCTAACGCTGGCCCTCAA AAAATACCTACATACGCTGGCTACATTCCCAAAGCCTCTGGTGGCCGGCATTGTTGGCAATTTAAAGAATCTGGGCGTCATGCAGTTGCCGCACATGGACTATGTGGTGGCCGCTGATGATTGCTGCTTCGAGACCAATTATGCCAAGATTGGACAGCTGCCCGAGGGCTATGCACTCTTCCACAACCATCCAAAGGTTTCCGCTCTGGTG CACTCGCGTTTGTTTCTGCTGGGCGAACGCTTGAGCGCTTCAGATCTGTTGGGGCCAAGCGGCTTCGTGGACAAGACTTGCCGCCCACGAAGCGTCGGCGAGGAAGCTCTGGCAGTGGCCACCTTAATATCCACAACAACGGCGGAG TCGTATCGCAATCTGAAGAAGCTAAATCACTCGGCCATCAATTCGGCAAACTTGCCGCGAATGGACGAAGAGTTCAAGTCCATAGCGGAGCAATGGGCAACAGCCAGTGTCCAGGGGAATTTGAAACGTTATCTGAGCGGTGACGGTCATTTGTAA
- the HIPP1 gene encoding uncharacterized protein HIPP1 isoform X1 — MMAQMAGDKLDAKEPSQCEEDVGPGARVKEDSEPNTAAKVGVKKAGSDPEKRKDLLKANGLEKQDAALDEMSSLELEIAEMHNIHPSDQALENAVESASASSGGENGSPVAGGVDEPAQTTGDGTTLPDKRQDKAREGETSEQALEEVDLIALLKGTDTQEEKSAMEKTLSELDNVDVEVTIVGEGQYPTLEVDDEEHSVPATTGAKTSKTSLSTKLLSKASSSSCPLYKPKLSPEQARAVALEQIADLKAHKSRRREPVASVVKPKDIVSTLNDDWTDCDSDSEVPTVAAAPVVPKKLPPPQPKAVKVGPDNCQRIYNQLKVILKPVSPRTVAASTKAVKRAKPATPTEPVASEAPTGNKRNRVPKIIWDPDVPETQKSFAQYASSKGTATPPLAPSTAAGAGTSASPKTAKPSPGNSTWLVVKRVPRTPTGATTGAPKPEARAPAKRRSRTPNTGLMRAATPEVRAPAKRRSQTPNTGLANGGSQKKKKVSEIDRLMGDEGAANMIQAVEHEQREHSAGETSNKPRMRNRAMTVTMTVAGAGRPVQPAQPASPKKEAANASVPKTSKRAAAGASSAVSPKNATPSATITKPLASDSWDYVYKGRVDEESMIMRRRSNSSYSSNASVNRLSLDNKTGAVLSDEAADANDPTFKFLKPENKANQRTSTGGEEAHTLTNDMKHSASGQSKEAKTTELVVLHKLDKLAHLVINVHRGKAGHTYTSQLLQKLNELLNSVAKNSQYNTVLLTVQGPHFCQGIDCQELVGGSVEKRKNSASQLTLALKKYLHTLATFPKPLVAGIVGNLKNLGVMQLPHMDYVVAADDCCFETNYAKIGQLPEGYALFHNHPKVSALVHSRLFLLGERLSASDLLGPSGFVDKTCRPRSVGEEALAVATLISTTTAESYRNLKKLNHSAINSANLPRMDEEFKSIAEQWATASVQGNLKRYLSGDGHL; from the exons ATGATGGCACAGATGGCAGGCGACAAATTGGACGCCAAGGAACCCTCCCAATGCGAGGAGGATGTTGGGCCAGGCGCACGCGTCAAAGAAGATTCTGAACCAAACACTGCAGCGAAGGTGGGGGTAAAAAAAGCGGGCTCCGATCCGGAAAAACGTAAAGACCTGCTCAAAGCAAATGGTCTCGAAAAGCAGGATGCTGCCTTGGACGAAATGAGTTCGTTGGAGCTGGAAATAGCCGAAATGCATAACATACACCCCTCCGATCAGGCCCTAGAGAATGCAGTCGAGAGTGCCTCTGCCAGCAGTGGTGGTGAAAATGGTAGCCCTGTTGCAGGGGGCGTGGACGAGCCCGCACAGACAACTGGTGACGGGACGACATTGCCGGACAAGCGACAGGACAAGGCCCGTGAGGGGGAGACCAGCGAACAGGCTCTCGAGGAAGTGGACCTAATCGCCCTACTAAAAGGCACGGATACACAAGAGGAAAAGTCTGCCATGGAGAAGACCCTTTCCGAATTGGATAACGTTGATGTGGAAGTAACCATCGTGGGCGAGGGGCAATATCCAACCTTGGAAGTCGACGATGAAGAACACAGTGTGCCGGCAACAACCGGCGCGAAGACCTCCAAGACATCCTTGTCCACCAAACTGCTCAGCAAagcttcctcctcctcgtgccCCCTTTACAAACCGAAGCTCTCGCCGGAGCAGGCACGAGCCGTGGCCCTGGAGCAAATAGCCGATCTAAAGGCACACAAATCGCGGCGCAGAGAGCCTGTGGCCAGTGTCGTGAAGCCCAAGGACATAGTGAGCACACTGAACGACGACTGGACCGACTGTGACTCCGACAGCGAGGTGCCAACAGTCGCCGCGGCTCCAGTCGTGCCCAAAAAGCTGCCTCCTCCCCAGCCGAAGGCCGTCAAGGTTGGGCCAGACAATTGCCAACGGATTTACAATCAGCTCAAGGTAATCCTGAAGCCGGTAAGCCCCAGAACTGTGGCTGCCTCCACGAAAGCCGTGAAGCGGGCAAAACCTGCCACACCCACAGAGCCCGTCGCGAGCGAAGCGCCTACAG GGAACAAGCGCAATCGTGTGCCGAAGATAATATGGGATCCGGATGTGCCAGAGACGCAGAAATCGTTTGCCCAGTATGCCAGCTCCAAGGGAACGGCGACTCCGCCACTGGCGCCATCAACAGCGGCTGGCGCTGGCACATCAGCATCCCCAAAGACTGCGAAACCGAGCCCCGGCAATTCGACTTGGCTTGTGGTCAAGAGGGTGCCGCGGACCCCAACAGGAGCAACTACGGGTGCCCCAAAGCCGGAGGCTAGAGCCCCCGCCAAGCGTCGTTCCCGGACGCCAAACACAGGGCTGATGCGTGCAGCGACGCCAGAGGTGCGGGCACCCGCCAAGCGTCGCTCCCAAACTCCAAACACAGGCCTGGCCAACGGCGGCTcccagaaaaagaagaaagtgAGCGAGATTGACCGCCTGATGGGGGATGAGGGTGCGGCCAACATGATCCAGGCAGTGGAGCACGAGCAGCGGGAGCATAGTGCCGGCGAAACGTCCAACAAGCCGCGTATGCGCAACCGGGCAATGACGGTAACAATGACggtagctggagctggacgG ccgGTCCAGCCCGCGCAGCCCGCGTCGCCCAAGAAGGAGGCGGCCAATGCCAGTGTTCCGAAGACCAGCAAACGCGCCGCAGCCGGTGCCTCCAGTGCTGTTTCCCCGAAGAACGCCACTCCCTCCGCCACTATAACCAAGCCACTGGCCTCCGACTCGTGGGACTACGTGTACAAGGGGCGGGTCGATGAAGAGTCCATGATTATGCGACGGCGTTCGAACAGCTCGTACTCGAGCAATGCGTCCGTGAATCGCCTCTCGCTGGACAACAAGACCGGAGCCGTGCTCTCGGACGAGGCTGCCGACGCGAACGATCCCACCTTTAAGTTCCTGAAACCGGAGAACAAAGCGAACCAAAGAACTTCCACAGGAGGCGAGGAGGCGCACACCCTCACCAACGACATGAAGCACAGCGCCAGTGGCCAGTCCAAGGAGGCAAAGACAACCGAACTGGTTGTCCTGCACAAGCTGGACAAGCTAGCGCATCTGGTGATCAATGTGCACCGCGGCAAGGCCGGCCACACCTACACcagccagctgctgcagaagctCAACGAGCTGCTCAACAGCGTCGCCAAGAACTCTCAGTACAACACAGTGCTGCTGACCGTGCAGGGTCCGCACTTCTGTCAGGGCATTGATTGCCAGGAGCTGGTCGGGGGCTCTGTCGAGAAGCGCAAGAACAGTGCCAGTCAGCTAACGCTGGCCCTCAA AAAATACCTACATACGCTGGCTACATTCCCAAAGCCTCTGGTGGCCGGCATTGTTGGCAATTTAAAGAATCTGGGCGTCATGCAGTTGCCGCACATGGACTATGTGGTGGCCGCTGATGATTGCTGCTTCGAGACCAATTATGCCAAGATTGGACAGCTGCCCGAGGGCTATGCACTCTTCCACAACCATCCAAAGGTTTCCGCTCTGGTG CACTCGCGTTTGTTTCTGCTGGGCGAACGCTTGAGCGCTTCAGATCTGTTGGGGCCAAGCGGCTTCGTGGACAAGACTTGCCGCCCACGAAGCGTCGGCGAGGAAGCTCTGGCAGTGGCCACCTTAATATCCACAACAACGGCGGAG TCGTATCGCAATCTGAAGAAGCTAAATCACTCGGCCATCAATTCGGCAAACTTGCCGCGAATGGACGAAGAGTTCAAGTCCATAGCGGAGCAATGGGCAACAGCCAGTGTCCAGGGGAATTTGAAACGTTATCTGAGCGGTGACGGTCATTTGTAA
- the Pka-R1 gene encoding cAMP-dependent protein kinase type I regulatory subunit isoform X1, translating to MSTYMMAKTLEEQSLRECEHYIQTHGIQRVLKDCIVQLCVCRPENPVQFLRQYFQKLEREQVKLDASKQVISPDDCDDLSPMPQTAAPPVRRRGGISAEPVTEEDASNYVKKVVPKDYKTMNSLSKAIAKNVLFAHLDESERSDIFDAMFPVNHIAGENIIQQGDEGDNFYVIDVGEVDVFVNSELVTTISEGGSFGELALIYGTPRAATVRAKSDVKLWGIDRDSYRRILMGSTIRKRKMYEEFLSRVSILESLDKWERLTVADSLETCSFDDGETIVKQGAAGDDFYIILEGCAVVLQQRSEQGEDPAEVGRLGSSDYFGEIALLLDRPRAATVVARGPLKCVKLDRARFERVLGPCADILKRNITQYNSFVSLSV from the exons ATGTCCACCTACATGATGGCCAAAACGCTGGAGGAGCAGAGTCTTCGGGAGTGCGAGCACTATATACAGACGCACGGCATCCAGCGCGTCCTCAAAGACTGCATCGTCCAGCTGTGCGTCTGCCGACCCGAGAATCCCGTGCAGTTCCTGCGGCAGTACTTTCAGAAATTGGAGCGG GAACAAGTCAAACTGGATGCCAGCAAACAGGTCATCAGCCCAGACGACTGCGACGATCTCAGCCCAATGCCACAAACAGCTGCTCCGCCGGTGCGCAGGCGCGGCGGCATCTCCGCGGAGCCCGTCACCGAGGAGGATGCCAGCAACTATGTGAAGAAGGTGGTGCCAAAGGACTACAAGACAATGAATTCCCTGTCCAAGGCCATTGCCAAGAACGTGCTCTTCGCCCATCTGGACGAGAGCGAGCGCTCCGATATATTCGATGCCATGTTCCCCGTCAACCACATAGCCGGCGAGAACATTATCCAGCAGGGCGATGAGGGCGACAACTTCTATGTCATCGATGTGGGAGAGGTTGAT GTTTTCGTCAACTCCGAGCTGGTGACCACCATCAGCGAGGGCGGCAGCTTTGGCGAACTGGCCCTGATCTATGGCACACCTCGGGCTGCCACCGTGCGGGCCAAGAGCGACGTTAAGCTGTGGGGCATCGATCGCGACTCCTACAGACGCATTCTGATGGGATCCACCATTCGCAAGCGCAAGATGTACGAGGAGTTCTTGTCGCGCGTCTCCATTCTGGAGAGCCTGGACAAGTGGGAGCGCCTCACGGTGGCCGATTCGCTCGAGACATGCTCCTTTGACGATGGCGAGACGATCGTGAAGCAGGGAGCGGCCGGCGATGACTTCTACATCATCCTCGAGGGCTGTGCGGTGGTGCTGCAGCAGCGATCTGAG CAGGGCGAAGACCCTGCTGAGGTAGGTCGCCTGGGCTCGAGCGATTACTTTGGTGAGATTGCCCTGCTGTTGGATCGGCCACGTGCTGCTACAGTGGTGGCCCGCGGGCCGCTCAAGTGCGTCAAGCTGGATCGGGCGAG ATTCGAGCGCGTTTTGGGACCCTGCGCAGACATACTCAAACGCAACATCACGCAGTACAACAGCTTCGTGTCGTTGTCCGTCTAA
- the LOC26531951 gene encoding uncharacterized protein, with translation MGNQLSMNSIQDAVMDRLRSVALTTDENGAMRIRSFSEGGVGGTAGHHHHQHCSGRGGRILRESSIDGGVAVFDALLRDEHEHRLSLDAMHRVRHVRTSCTTIPEEEIPHEDLHPLHPSTAQAPSSQEVALNES, from the exons ATGGGCAACCAGCTGAGTATGAATAGCATCCAGGATGCGGTCATGGATCGCCTCAGGTCGGTGGCCCTAACCACCGACGAGAACGGAGCGATGCGCATCCGTTCCTTTTCCGAGGGCGGCGTGGGAGGCACCGCGggccaccatcaccatcagcaCTGCAGTGGACGCGGTGGGCGCATACTGCGCGAGAGCAGCATCGATGGGGGCGTTGCTGTCTTCGACGCCCTGCTGCGCGACGAGCACGAGCATCGGCTCAGCCTGGACGCGATGCATCGGGTGCGTCATGTGCGCACCTCGTGCACGACGATTCCCGAGGAGGAAATC CCGCACGAGGATTTACATCCACTCCATCCTTCTACGGCCCAAGCCCCCTCCTCGCAGGAAGTGGCATTAAATGAGAGCTAA